Proteins found in one Streptomyces sp. NBC_00461 genomic segment:
- a CDS encoding alginate lyase family protein, with the protein MSRTSPHRASQQHASEPAELSRRGLLRTAGGLTAVLALAGSSAALAGTTAGAAPAAFTHPGMLHNAGDINRAKVRVAAGTDPWLSGWKKLTANSHSQSTWTPNPQATIIRGGTGENYGILYNDIAAAYQNALRWAVGGTAANGDTAVRILNAWSSKLTTLTGNADRFLAAGIYGWTFCQAAELMRGHAGFDLAAFQKMMVNVFYPLNNSFLTHHNGACITNYWANWDLCNMASVMAIGILTDNAAKYDQAVTYFKSGAGNGSIAHAVPFLYTDSGGYGLGQWQESGRDQGHTVMGMGQMGAICEMAWNQGDDLYSYDGRRFMKGAQYVAKYNLGQDVPYTTYKWGTGQNCAQMSQTVISVGSRGALRPVWAMLHYHYNRRLHLDDKYISAMYGRVAPEGGGGDFGSTSGGYDQLGFGTLMYAK; encoded by the coding sequence GCCTCTCAGCAACATGCCTCTGAGCCAGCCGAGTTGAGCCGCCGCGGTCTGCTGAGGACCGCCGGCGGACTCACCGCCGTACTCGCTCTCGCAGGCTCCTCCGCCGCGCTGGCGGGCACCACCGCCGGCGCGGCCCCGGCGGCCTTCACCCACCCCGGCATGCTCCACAATGCCGGCGACATCAACCGAGCCAAGGTCAGGGTCGCGGCGGGAACCGACCCCTGGCTGTCCGGCTGGAAGAAGCTGACCGCCAACTCCCACTCGCAGTCCACCTGGACGCCCAACCCGCAGGCCACCATCATCCGCGGCGGCACGGGCGAGAACTACGGCATCCTCTACAACGACATCGCGGCCGCCTACCAGAACGCCCTGCGCTGGGCGGTGGGCGGTACGGCAGCCAACGGCGACACCGCCGTCAGGATCCTCAACGCCTGGTCGTCCAAGCTGACCACCCTCACCGGAAACGCCGACCGGTTCCTCGCCGCCGGCATCTACGGCTGGACGTTCTGCCAGGCCGCCGAACTCATGCGCGGCCACGCCGGGTTCGACCTCGCCGCCTTCCAGAAGATGATGGTCAACGTCTTCTACCCGCTCAACAACAGCTTCCTGACCCACCACAACGGCGCCTGCATCACCAACTACTGGGCCAACTGGGACCTGTGCAACATGGCCTCGGTCATGGCCATCGGGATCCTCACCGACAACGCGGCCAAGTACGACCAGGCCGTCACCTACTTCAAGTCCGGCGCCGGCAACGGCTCCATCGCGCACGCGGTGCCGTTCCTCTACACCGACTCCGGCGGCTACGGCCTCGGCCAGTGGCAGGAGTCCGGCCGCGACCAGGGGCACACCGTCATGGGCATGGGCCAGATGGGCGCGATCTGCGAGATGGCCTGGAACCAGGGCGACGACCTGTACTCGTACGACGGCCGCCGCTTCATGAAGGGCGCCCAGTACGTCGCCAAGTACAACCTGGGCCAGGACGTGCCCTACACCACCTACAAGTGGGGCACCGGGCAGAACTGCGCCCAGATGTCCCAGACGGTGATCAGCGTCGGCTCCCGCGGTGCGCTGCGCCCGGTCTGGGCCATGCTCCACTACCACTACAACCGGCGCCTGCACCTCGACGACAAGTACATCTCGGCCATGTACGGCCGCGTCGCCCCCGAAGGCGGAGGGGGTGACTTCGGCTCCACCAGCGGCGGCTACGACCAGCTCGGCTTCGGCACCCTGATGTACGCGAAGTAA